The nucleotide window tttttttttctagatttaagttttaaaaagttacattttctctttattagaattaattgaaaaagCAACCCATTTTTCGACGATGACAAAACCTCCAGCTGACTTATTAAATATTGACAACCTTTCTTTGGCGCTCTCTGTCAATCCTGATGACAAAAGTAGTCGACAAATCGATTGAATCTCATTTGTCTTCAATGAACACAGACACCCTTTGTCTTAGCCAAAATTTGTTCATCTTCGACGAACACAAGCATTAGTTGTCTCAATCAAATTTTGTTCTTCTTTGGTGAATACAAACGCCTTTTGTCTCGGATGAATCGAAGACGAACACAAGCTCCCTTCGTCTTCATCTTACAAAATTCGATCGATTTGTCGGCCAATTCTATCATCGAGAGTGACAGAGAACACTAGATAAAAGTTGTTGGTCTCAAAGAAGGCAGTCAGAGCTTCTGTTGTCACTGGAAGATAGGTTGCTCTTTGAGTTAACCTTAATAGGGGGAAATGAAACTTTTTGAATCTTGagtttgagagaaaattgttagtttttaaaactaagggggtgaaaatgagaaaattttattttttgatatattggttaaatgacaattatatctttatatttaataaattttattaattttaacaattgatagataaatatttaaatttttaaaactcaacgGATGAGGGTTTGAAAATCGAGTTAACCTTGGCCGGGAATGCGTCTTTTGGCTGTTTTTTTGGGGGTAATTAAGTCTCAATAAGAGGATTACTATTATTGACCAAAATGTGACAGGAAGTCTTTACTCCATTGGTGCCAATATGCAAATCTTATTTTTCAGTTGCATACCATAAGCTCAATTGGGTTTCATTTcttaacattaaacaataaatcaatGTGTAAATCTTTAATATGTGATTTGCGAACATTCTATGTGGATTGTAATGCAGGGAATTAggtatattaataataagtacagataaaataaagtgttatcgggtaattaaataatttaattgcttATTTATCTCCATCTCTTGCTGCTTGAAAAACAGCGCGGCAACTTGTTTTCAATCAGCCGCCATCCGCCCTGTGTTTCACCTTCCCCGCCAcgaagataataataataacaaaatcctCGAGCCTACATCGGTTTGATTCTTTCTTTGATCCAGTTTCTCTTCAACgattgaaattgaaatgaaCTCTGAAAACATGGGAAGCCAGAAGCCAGAAATCTATCATGAGAAGCAGAAATTGCAGTTCTGCCTTCTACACTCCCTCAATAATCTATTTCAGGTAATAAAATCCCACACCCAtatttctttctgttttttatGAGTATTTGATAATTGAATCTTCAATTGAAAGTCTTGAATCGAATCTCATAGATtacttaaattgaatttttgagaAAACGGAAATTAATTTGGGAATTTGTTAATTGTTGAATTGATTAATCAACTcaattgtattttatatatatattttcttttttcaattattattatgtttcatGTTAGTTTGATGTGGACTTGTAATGGGTTTTTGATTAATAAAGTCATTACATGTTAGTTCAGCAAGAAAATGCATTTACGCGAGCAAGTTTGAATGAAATTGCTGAGAAACTCGTTTTCGATGACCCTGACAAGCATACATGGAGGCTATTGTCAGCTGTTTTTAAGCCTCACCATAATGCATTAACGGGaaattatgatataaatgttCTTATTGCGGCTCTGGAAGGGAAAGGGCAGAGTGTAGCATGGCATGATCGTCGAAATGAGGCATCATCCATTGATCTTGATGACTCTGGAAATAATTTGATGGGTATTGTGATTAATATTCCTGTTACACGTTATGGTGGGCTTTGGAAGAGTAGGCATTGGGTTACATTGAGAAAGATTGATGGGA belongs to Mangifera indica cultivar Alphonso chromosome 2, CATAS_Mindica_2.1, whole genome shotgun sequence and includes:
- the LOC123209161 gene encoding josephin-like protein is translated as MNSENMGSQKPEIYHEKQKLQFCLLHSLNNLFQQENAFTRASLNEIAEKLVFDDPDKHTWRLLSAVFKPHHNALTGNYDINVLIAALEGKGQSVAWHDRRNEASSIDLDDSGNNLMGIVINIPVTRYGGLWKSRHWVTLRKIDGIWYNLDSDFKAPHRFKDSEEVREFLDYIIGVGGEVLLVKNDEE